A genomic window from Helicobacter suis HS1 includes:
- a CDS encoding Na+/H+ antiporter NhaC family protein → MGALAVMISSGNLIKILLHKIIGFMDLKASVFCFLIAFISCFSQNLIPVHIAFIPILIPPLLHLMNRLQIDRRAVACALTFGLEAPYMTIPAGFGLIFQQLIVDNLEKNKIHTHLNEVVAVMSIAGLAMVVGLVIAVVILYRKPRIYQERIELPTESDLQLSSKDYLALLGLVLAFVVQIVTGSLPLGAFIGLMVMLVGGVVKWKEMDAVIDTGVKMMAFVAFVMLIAAGFGEVLQKTHAISDLVHMANSAISSKLEGAIVMLAIGLFITLGIGTSFGTLPIIATFYCPLCVALGFDTKATILLIGIAAALGDAGSPASDSTIGPTTGLNADGQHNHIYDTCIPTFLVYNIPLILFGVVGALLL, encoded by the coding sequence TTGGGGGCTTTAGCAGTTATGATCTCAAGTGGCAATCTTATTAAAATCTTACTACATAAGATCATAGGCTTTATGGATCTAAAGGCCTCTGTTTTTTGCTTTTTAATTGCCTTTATTTCTTGTTTTTCTCAAAATTTAATCCCTGTTCATATCGCCTTTATCCCGATTTTAATCCCGCCTTTATTGCATTTAATGAATCGCTTACAAATAGATAGGCGCGCGGTGGCCTGTGCGCTTACCTTTGGGTTAGAAGCGCCTTATATGACTATTCCTGCCGGGTTTGGATTAATTTTCCAACAACTCATTGTAGATAATCTGGAGAAAAATAAAATCCACACCCATTTAAACGAAGTGGTGGCTGTGATGTCTATTGCGGGTTTGGCTATGGTTGTTGGTTTGGTAATAGCCGTTGTTATACTCTATAGAAAACCGCGCATTTATCAAGAGCGTATAGAATTGCCAACAGAAAGTGATTTACAATTAAGTAGTAAAGACTACTTAGCTCTCTTAGGGCTTGTTTTAGCCTTTGTCGTCCAGATTGTTACCGGGTCTTTACCACTAGGGGCTTTTATCGGGCTTATGGTGATGTTAGTTGGAGGGGTGGTTAAATGGAAAGAGATGGATGCAGTGATTGATACGGGTGTAAAAATGATGGCTTTTGTGGCCTTTGTGATGCTCATTGCAGCAGGTTTTGGAGAAGTACTCCAAAAAACCCATGCCATCAGTGATTTAGTGCACATGGCAAATAGCGCCATTTCTAGCAAGCTAGAGGGAGCAATTGTGATGCTAGCCATTGGTTTATTTATCACACTAGGGATTGGAACTTCCTTTGGTACTTTGCCTATCATCGCTACCTTTTATTGTCCCTTATGTGTGGCGCTTGGTTTTGATACAAAGGCAACAATTCTATTAATAGGTATCGCTGCAGCTTTAGGCGATGCGGGCTCGCCTGCTTCTGATAGCACCATAGGCCCTACAACAGGGTTAAATGCAGATGGCCAACACAACCATATCTATGATACCTGTATCCCTACCTTTTTAGTCTATAACATTCCCCTTATTCTTTTTGGGGTTGTAGGAGCGTTGTTATTATAA
- the murJ gene encoding murein biosynthesis integral membrane protein MurJ — MLKRFFLTTSSGILCSRLAGFIRDLLSASVLGSGLYSDIFFVAFKFPNLFRRIFAEGAFSQSFLPAFISSRYKGAFAAGILGFFSLLLLVLVLLVDHFRFFCTKLLAYGFSPHTVELAKDIVAINFYYLLLVFWATFLSTLLQYKNHFWVSAYHTVLLNLAMIIALYFHRDQHTLEIVHTLSYAVLCGGIAQVALHFYPLYHLGFFKLFCVGVYTLFKRPLNPKQMRRQKIIKQERAHFFKQFIPGVLGNSASQISAFIDTFLASFLATGSISYLYYANRIFQLPLALFAIAISTALFPTIAKAIKEGNTHLAMQHMQQAFTFLTYMLLACTLGGIMLAKPILSLLFERGHFNSIDVMHSAAVFRAYLIGLLPFGLAKIFSLWLYSHKEQIKAAKIALYSLVFGTTCSLLLMPYLQASALALSSSLAGFLLCGLQIRAFGFKRFLGMIIFKDVLYLVLLLALEALVLALFLWALKSFKIWHLLI; from the coding sequence TTGCTCAAAAGGTTTTTTTTGACCACTAGTTCAGGCATTTTATGTTCTCGTTTAGCCGGATTTATACGCGATCTATTAAGCGCATCTGTACTGGGTAGTGGGCTTTATAGCGATATTTTCTTTGTGGCTTTTAAATTCCCCAATCTCTTTAGGCGCATTTTTGCCGAAGGGGCTTTTAGCCAAAGTTTTTTACCCGCTTTTATTTCAAGCCGTTATAAGGGTGCATTTGCTGCAGGTATTTTAGGTTTTTTTAGTCTCTTGCTCCTAGTTTTAGTCTTATTAGTGGATCATTTCCGCTTTTTTTGCACTAAATTACTTGCCTATGGCTTTAGCCCACATACTGTTGAACTCGCTAAAGACATTGTGGCCATTAATTTTTACTACCTTCTTTTAGTATTTTGGGCGACATTTTTAAGCACTCTCTTGCAGTACAAAAACCATTTTTGGGTGAGTGCCTACCACACAGTTTTATTAAATCTAGCCATGATTATTGCTTTGTATTTTCATAGAGATCAACATACGCTAGAAATTGTGCATACTTTAAGCTATGCGGTCTTATGTGGTGGAATCGCTCAAGTTGCTTTGCACTTTTATCCGCTTTATCATCTAGGGTTTTTTAAACTCTTTTGTGTGGGGGTTTATACCCTCTTTAAACGGCCACTTAATCCCAAACAAATGCGCAGACAAAAGATTATCAAACAAGAAAGAGCGCATTTTTTTAAACAATTTATCCCCGGTGTGCTAGGCAACTCAGCTAGCCAAATTTCAGCCTTTATAGATACATTTCTAGCTTCCTTTTTAGCCACAGGCAGTATCTCCTATCTTTATTATGCTAACCGCATCTTTCAATTACCCCTTGCACTTTTTGCTATCGCTATTTCTACCGCTCTTTTCCCCACGATTGCCAAAGCCATTAAAGAGGGCAATACTCATTTAGCCATGCAACACATGCAACAGGCTTTTACTTTTTTAACTTACATGCTTTTGGCTTGTACTTTAGGTGGGATTATGCTAGCCAAACCCATTTTATCTTTACTATTTGAAAGAGGGCATTTTAATTCTATAGATGTTATGCACAGCGCTGCAGTTTTTAGGGCATATCTAATTGGGCTATTGCCCTTTGGGCTAGCTAAAATTTTTAGTCTCTGGCTTTATAGCCATAAAGAACAAATCAAGGCGGCTAAAATTGCGCTCTATTCGCTTGTTTTTGGTACAACTTGTTCTTTACTTTTAATGCCCTATTTACAAGCTAGCGCTCTAGCTCTCTCTAGCTCTTTAGCCGGATTTTTACTCTGTGGCCTTCAAATTAGAGCCTTTGGTTTTAAGCGTTTTTTAGGCATGATTATTTTTAAAGATGTCTTATATTTAGTTCTACTGCTAGCTTTAGAAGCCTTAGTGTTAGCCTTATTTTTATGGGCTTTAAAGAGCTTTAAAATCTGGCATTTATTAATCTAG
- a CDS encoding carbon-nitrogen hydrolase, whose amino-acid sequence MAIEKIHVAILQHSYQGTRTATLERTDYLLKQAKAQYPKLNLVVLPELHPYPYFCQHEDSQYFAWADFFTDDVAFFANLAKRYGVVLVSSLFEKRMEGVYHNTAVVFEKDGRVLGKQRKMHIPDDPRFYEKFYFTPGDATKGFEPIMSSVGNLGVLICWDQWYPEAARIMALKKADVLIYPSAIGWFNDTSESIEEKQLQKQAWQGVQKGHSISNVIPVITSNRVGLEKDLYTEGLYFFGSSFIYGAFGQELASAGQEEAIIYACIDLKESAKIRQMWPFFRDRRIDAYADILKRVGDV is encoded by the coding sequence ATGGCAATAGAGAAGATCCATGTAGCTATTTTGCAACACAGCTATCAAGGCACGCGTACAGCCACTTTAGAGCGCACGGATTACTTACTCAAACAAGCTAAGGCACAATACCCTAAACTTAATCTAGTGGTGTTGCCCGAATTACACCCCTATCCTTATTTTTGCCAGCATGAAGACTCGCAGTATTTTGCATGGGCGGATTTTTTTACAGACGATGTGGCGTTTTTTGCTAATCTAGCTAAGCGTTATGGGGTGGTGCTAGTGAGTTCTTTATTTGAAAAACGCATGGAGGGGGTTTATCACAATACAGCCGTTGTATTTGAAAAAGATGGTAGGGTTTTAGGCAAACAGCGCAAAATGCATATTCCAGACGATCCGCGTTTTTATGAAAAATTTTATTTCACGCCCGGGGACGCTACTAAAGGGTTTGAGCCTATTATGAGCAGTGTAGGCAATTTAGGGGTACTTATTTGCTGGGATCAATGGTATCCGGAGGCAGCACGAATCATGGCCTTAAAAAAGGCAGATGTTTTAATTTATCCTAGTGCTATTGGGTGGTTTAACGATACAAGTGAGAGTATAGAGGAAAAGCAATTACAAAAACAGGCTTGGCAAGGCGTGCAAAAAGGGCATAGTATCAGCAATGTGATACCCGTCATTACTTCTAACCGTGTGGGCTTAGAAAAAGACCTTTATACAGAAGGGTTATATTTTTTTGGTTCTAGTTTTATTTATGGGGCTTTTGGGCAAGAATTAGCAAGTGCAGGGCAGGAGGAGGCAATTATCTATGCTTGTATTGATTTAAAAGAGAGCGCTAAAATACGCCAGATGTGGCCTTTTTTTAGGGATCGACGCATAGATGCCTATGCGGATATTCTTAAGCGAGTGGGTGATGTTTAA
- a CDS encoding mannose-1-phosphate guanylyltransferase/mannose-6-phosphate isomerase, producing the protein MHVILSGGSGRRLWPLSREHFPKQFLKLYAGQSLFALTLARLKNQEARFLVVCNEAHYFHSLEEITQANLENRTHFLLESASKNTMNSLILAALACDLDEVLVVSPTDHLMDTEAFHQALNLALKQAQENQIVFFGVAKEPSSQYGFIECSEVTNGVAKVLGFIEKPSRLEINQCMARAHGDFYINSGIFVFKASVFLKECAKYVPSMLKACEKVYNEARCLPLIIRCTNMQDLQEGSVDTLLWQRCTNLYLVPLRANWQDVGHFTSLQASLPPSDMQGNTCHNSTLLAKNSSSNYIYSTPDKLVCLLGLTNCVIADTKDALLVASKDHLDSLKDLVEEVGKKNADLLKTYPLEYRPWGSFEVLLERPFFKVKLLEITPHKRLSLQRHKYRSEHWVVVEGVASVIIDSRSFKVLTNESVFIKQGQIHRLGNDTDNPLKILEVQCGTCLDESDIERLEDDYKRI; encoded by the coding sequence GTGCATGTGATTTTAAGTGGGGGGAGTGGTAGGAGGCTATGGCCTTTAAGTCGGGAGCATTTCCCTAAACAATTTTTAAAACTCTATGCCGGTCAAAGCCTCTTTGCCTTAACCCTTGCGCGTTTAAAAAATCAAGAGGCGCGTTTTTTAGTGGTGTGTAATGAAGCGCATTATTTTCATAGTTTAGAGGAAATCACACAGGCTAATTTAGAAAATCGCACACATTTTTTACTAGAGAGTGCTAGTAAAAATACCATGAATTCTTTGATATTGGCGGCTTTAGCCTGCGATTTAGATGAGGTCTTAGTAGTAAGTCCAACCGATCATCTCATGGATACAGAGGCCTTTCATCAGGCTTTAAATCTAGCTCTCAAGCAAGCACAAGAAAATCAAATTGTTTTTTTTGGTGTGGCTAAAGAGCCTAGTAGCCAATATGGGTTTATAGAATGCTCAGAAGTTACAAATGGGGTAGCCAAAGTACTAGGATTTATTGAAAAACCTAGCCGTTTAGAGATAAACCAATGTATGGCGCGCGCACACGGAGATTTTTATATCAATAGTGGGATATTTGTCTTTAAGGCATCTGTTTTTTTAAAAGAATGCGCTAAATATGTACCTAGTATGTTAAAAGCATGTGAGAAAGTTTATAATGAGGCTAGATGCTTACCCTTGATCATTAGATGTACTAACATGCAAGATTTGCAAGAGGGTAGCGTGGATACGCTGTTATGGCAGAGATGTACTAATTTGTATTTAGTGCCCTTGAGAGCTAATTGGCAAGATGTTGGGCATTTTACTAGTTTGCAAGCTAGCCTCCCACCCTCTGACATGCAGGGCAATACTTGCCACAATAGCACGCTTTTAGCTAAAAACTCTAGCTCTAATTACATTTACAGTACACCGGATAAATTAGTCTGTTTGCTAGGGCTTACAAACTGCGTGATAGCTGATACAAAAGATGCATTATTGGTAGCCTCTAAAGATCATTTAGATTCTCTAAAGGATTTAGTAGAGGAGGTGGGAAAGAAAAATGCAGATTTATTAAAAACCTATCCTTTAGAATACCGCCCATGGGGTAGCTTTGAGGTGCTTTTAGAACGCCCTTTTTTTAAAGTTAAACTTTTAGAAATCACCCCCCATAAACGCCTAAGCTTACAGCGCCATAAATACCGTAGCGAACACTGGGTAGTGGTGGAGGGTGTGGCTAGTGTGATTATTGATAGCCGTTCTTTTAAGGTTTTGACTAATGAAAGCGTATTTATTAAACAAGGGCAGATTCACCGTTTAGGCAATGATACGGACAATCCTTTAAAAATCTTAGAAGTACAATGCGGGACTTGTTTAGATGAATCAGATATTGAGCGGCTTGAAGATGATTATAAACGCATTTAA
- the gmd gene encoding GDP-mannose 4,6-dehydratase, which translates to MMQKIALITGITGQDGSYLARHLLDLGYEVHGIKRRSSSFNTARIDLIYEDVHSSHTHFFLHYGDLTDSSNITSLLAKIRPTEIYNLAAQSHVQVSFEMPEYTANVDALGTLRILEAMRLLGLKDTRFYQASTSELYGEVLETPQNENTPFNPRSPYAVAKLYAYYITKNYREAYGFFAVNGILFNHESPVRGETFVTRKITMAISRMLFGLQDCLYLGNLDAKRDYGHALDYVKAMHLILGHKQPVDFVVASGQTLSIRDFTKRCFEKVGVLLEFKGQGLEEQGVVVGLQSSFLNIPSMPLSKDQVVVRVDSRYFRPTEVDLLLGDPSKIERELGWRRTFSVDDLITDMLKADLALAKKEALVKNTN; encoded by the coding sequence ATCATGCAAAAAATTGCTTTAATCACCGGTATTACCGGGCAAGATGGGAGTTATCTAGCGCGCCATCTTTTAGATTTAGGTTATGAAGTACATGGAATCAAACGGCGTAGCTCTTCTTTTAATACGGCTAGAATTGATCTCATTTATGAAGATGTGCACAGTAGCCACACGCATTTTTTCTTGCATTATGGGGATTTAACAGACTCTAGCAACATCACAAGTCTACTTGCCAAAATCAGGCCTACAGAAATTTATAATCTAGCGGCCCAAAGCCATGTACAAGTTTCCTTTGAAATGCCGGAATATACGGCTAATGTAGATGCTTTAGGTACATTGCGTATTTTAGAGGCCATGCGTCTTTTAGGGCTTAAAGATACCCGCTTTTATCAGGCTAGCACTTCTGAGCTTTATGGAGAGGTTTTAGAAACCCCGCAAAATGAAAACACACCCTTTAACCCAAGAAGCCCTTATGCGGTGGCTAAACTTTATGCATATTACATCACCAAAAATTACCGCGAAGCTTATGGTTTTTTTGCGGTTAATGGGATTTTATTTAACCATGAAAGCCCTGTACGCGGTGAAACTTTTGTAACCCGTAAGATCACGATGGCCATTTCTCGCATGCTCTTTGGGTTGCAAGATTGTTTGTATCTGGGTAATTTAGATGCTAAGCGCGATTATGGGCATGCTCTAGATTATGTAAAAGCCATGCATTTAATCTTAGGGCATAAACAACCGGTAGATTTTGTGGTGGCTAGTGGGCAGACTTTGAGTATTAGAGATTTTACAAAGCGTTGTTTTGAAAAGGTGGGAGTGTTGTTAGAATTTAAAGGGCAAGGTTTAGAGGAACAGGGGGTGGTGGTGGGTTTACAATCTAGTTTTTTAAATATCCCCTCCATGCCTTTATCAAAGGATCAAGTCGTTGTTAGAGTGGATTCGCGTTATTTTCGCCCTACAGAAGTGGATTTACTCTTAGGAGATCCAAGTAAAATTGAAAGAGAGCTAGGTTGGAGGCGTACTTTTAGTGTAGATGATTTGATTACAGACATGCTAAAGGCCGATTTAGCCTTAGCTAAAAAAGAAGCGCTAGTTAAAAACACTAATTAG
- a CDS encoding MATE family efflux transporter, translated as MIKAARWWRFRRILRLALPSGINNFLEIFVLAVSVVFMGKLSDNHIVAMGVGLQYMMLFYALNSVFYIGTNATLSRLVGAKEMEMVSIGYSSILIGACLLCFLAGWIGFLGITPFLKWMGLKGSANILATHYLQILILAMPAIFIKNAMVAALASLSDTLTPFILKILMSIFCLFLNQALIFGDYGFMRLDIRGAALASLTTAFLELGLLFVIIALKKSPLHFRLSFNWGLFKRAWQVGWPSGFERLLTLFSMTLVSKFVASYGNEVLAGMQVGLRIETFAYMPGLGFTIACMVLVGQHLGANQIKRAEEYVYMILKVAGFLLGILGIVMMVFAKSLALIFTSNLAVVQVASWYLVTVGISQVPLICLFVLDGVFRGAGMAKVSLYINTCSLWILRILPMFLLWRLGLSVRYFFMVICLETFARAFFFYWAYSKGFWKKPGRFAN; from the coding sequence ATTATAAAAGCAGCACGATGGTGGAGATTTAGGCGCATTTTAAGACTCGCCCTACCCTCTGGAATCAATAATTTTTTAGAGATCTTTGTTTTGGCGGTGTCTGTAGTCTTCATGGGTAAACTCTCTGATAACCACATTGTGGCTATGGGTGTGGGGTTGCAGTATATGATGCTCTTTTATGCCCTTAATTCTGTTTTTTACATTGGTACTAATGCCACCCTAAGCCGTCTAGTGGGGGCAAAAGAGATGGAAATGGTATCTATTGGTTATTCTAGTATTCTAATTGGGGCATGTTTACTTTGCTTTTTAGCAGGTTGGATAGGCTTTTTAGGCATCACCCCTTTTTTAAAGTGGATGGGGCTAAAGGGGAGTGCTAATATTTTAGCTACTCATTATCTACAAATTCTTATTTTGGCCATGCCAGCCATTTTTATTAAAAATGCTATGGTTGCAGCCCTTGCTAGTTTATCAGATACGCTAACGCCCTTCATTCTAAAAATCCTTATGAGTATTTTTTGTCTTTTTCTTAACCAAGCGTTGATCTTTGGAGATTATGGCTTTATGCGCTTAGATATTAGGGGGGCGGCTTTAGCTAGTCTAACTACAGCCTTTTTAGAATTAGGGCTTCTTTTTGTAATCATCGCTTTAAAAAAGAGTCCGCTACACTTTCGCTTAAGTTTTAATTGGGGGCTTTTTAAGCGGGCATGGCAGGTGGGTTGGCCCTCTGGTTTTGAAAGACTTTTAACACTCTTTTCTATGACTTTAGTGTCTAAATTTGTGGCTAGTTATGGCAATGAAGTTTTAGCCGGTATGCAAGTGGGTTTGCGCATTGAAACTTTTGCTTACATGCCCGGTCTTGGTTTTACCATTGCTTGCATGGTCTTAGTAGGGCAACATTTAGGGGCTAATCAGATCAAACGGGCAGAAGAATATGTCTACATGATTTTAAAAGTAGCAGGGTTTTTATTAGGGATTTTAGGCATAGTGATGATGGTCTTTGCCAAATCTTTAGCCCTTATTTTTACAAGTAATTTAGCTGTAGTACAAGTGGCTTCTTGGTATTTAGTTACTGTAGGCATTTCACAAGTACCTCTTATCTGTTTATTTGTATTAGACGGGGTGTTTAGAGGGGCTGGCATGGCTAAAGTATCGCTTTATATTAATACCTGTAGTTTATGGATTTTGCGTATTTTGCCTATGTTTTTGCTTTGGAGATTGGGGCTTTCTGTGCGCTATTTTTTTATGGTAATTTGTTTAGAAACCTTTGCCCGAGCGTTCTTTTTCTACTGGGCTTATAGCAAGGGATTTTGGAAAAAACCCGGGCGCTTTGCTAATTAG
- the cysS gene encoding cysteine--tRNA ligase, which translates to MYLFDSHHKQKRPFVPLKAPKVKIYICGPTVYDYSHLGHARSAIVFDLLTRMLTLSGYSVEIVKNFTDIDDKIISKALQEGVNITDLSRRFIASYLEEMQALGVLRPTSEPKASEHLEAIEDMIKRLLEKGYAYQTKEGSIYLDTRLDSAYGSLSAHSLEAENVSRIEDNLEKHHPQDFALWKTYKGEGDLGYLSAFGKGRPGWHIECSAMIANTLAYLDEPYQIDIHGGGSDLFFPHHENEACQTRCAFNQELAQFWIHNGFVNISGQKMSKSLGNSFYIKDALKVYDGEVLRNYLLGVHYSAILHFNEEDLNSQKKRLDKLYRLKKRTLEISPEKSKSNQNFQHALLQAMQDDLNISKALSILEEYLQESNQSLDNASSKTNKKKCAQEILENLTFIDQLLGLGGKDPTLYFQLGVDTALKDKITTQILRRQKAKEAKDFALADSIRKDLAQQGISLMDTPSGTIWEKM; encoded by the coding sequence ATTTATTTATTTGATAGCCACCACAAACAAAAGCGCCCCTTTGTCCCCTTAAAAGCCCCTAAGGTTAAAATTTATATCTGTGGCCCTACTGTCTATGACTATTCGCATCTAGGGCATGCAAGAAGTGCGATTGTTTTTGATTTACTAACACGCATGCTTACCTTGAGCGGGTATTCTGTAGAAATAGTTAAGAATTTCACTGATATAGATGATAAAATCATTTCTAAAGCCCTGCAAGAGGGCGTAAACATTACAGATTTAAGCCGTCGTTTTATTGCTAGCTATTTAGAAGAGATGCAAGCTTTAGGCGTACTACGACCCACCAGTGAGCCTAAAGCCAGCGAACACTTAGAAGCTATAGAGGACATGATTAAACGCCTACTAGAAAAAGGATATGCCTACCAAACAAAAGAGGGTAGCATTTATTTAGACACAAGGCTAGATAGCGCTTATGGATCGTTAAGCGCGCATTCTTTAGAGGCAGAAAATGTAAGCCGCATAGAGGATAATTTAGAAAAACACCACCCGCAAGATTTTGCCCTCTGGAAAACTTATAAAGGAGAGGGGGATTTGGGCTATTTAAGCGCTTTTGGCAAGGGTAGACCCGGCTGGCATATTGAATGCTCGGCAATGATTGCCAACACCTTAGCCTATTTAGATGAGCCCTACCAAATTGACATTCACGGGGGAGGCTCTGATCTTTTCTTCCCTCATCATGAAAACGAAGCCTGCCAAACCCGCTGTGCTTTTAATCAAGAGTTAGCGCAGTTTTGGATTCATAATGGCTTTGTCAATATTTCAGGTCAGAAAATGAGCAAGAGTTTAGGCAATAGTTTTTATATCAAGGACGCTTTAAAAGTTTATGATGGTGAGGTACTGCGTAATTATCTTTTAGGGGTGCACTATAGCGCTATTTTACACTTTAATGAAGAAGATCTAAACAGCCAAAAAAAGCGCCTAGATAAACTCTATCGTCTCAAAAAGAGGACTTTAGAGATTAGTCCTGAAAAAAGTAAATCTAATCAAAACTTCCAACATGCTCTTTTGCAGGCTATGCAAGACGATCTTAATATTTCTAAGGCGTTGAGTATTTTAGAGGAGTATTTGCAAGAAAGTAACCAAAGCCTAGATAATGCCTCTAGCAAAACAAACAAAAAGAAGTGCGCGCAAGAGATTTTAGAAAATCTCACCTTTATCGATCAACTCTTAGGCTTAGGGGGCAAAGATCCCACTCTTTATTTTCAGCTAGGGGTAGATACAGCGTTAAAAGACAAAATCACAACCCAGATTTTAAGACGGCAAAAGGCTAAAGAAGCTAAAGATTTTGCCCTTGCTGATTCTATCCGTAAGGATTTAGCCCAACAAGGCATTTCTTTAATGGATACGCCAAGTGGTACGATTTGGGAGAAAATGTAG
- the speA gene encoding arginine decarboxylase — MQTYGLSYWGKEDFIIEDGMVKVNVGSKPSLMEMVLDMREQGFKGPLLLRFPHLIEKQVKKLFNMFSSAIEQYHYSGAFRAVFPLKVNHMPYFVLPLVEISKHFEGHYGLEAGSKAELILAMSYIHEGAPITVNGFKDKEMIELGFIAASMGADITLTIEGLSELKSILEVALENNTTGENTRLCPKIGIRVRLHSSGVGVWAKSTGIHAKFGLASTELLEAMHLLEAHGLLEQLSMIHFHIGSQISDITPLKKALKEAGNIYAELRKMGAFNLNSINIGGGLAIEYSQHKHRCGRNYTLEEFAGDVVFLLKEIVKNKKELEPNIFIESGRFISASHAVLVAPVLELFSQDYDESILRLKESNPPLVAEMEDLYHNINTKNAIEYLHDSLDHMESLFTLFDLGYIDLQDRSNAEVLGHLIIKKAIGFLRHKDHNDIIRIQEQVQERYLLNCSFFQSLPDYWGLGHNFPVMPLHKLDEEPTRSASLWDITCDSDGEISFDKDKPLFLHDINVRQEDYFLGFFLVGAYQEVLGMHHNLFTHPTECCVHIHAQNAPESFSITNILEAQTILDALEDLDYDTKEMERILKQKIEDSALLDSESKKEVLGRLYVMLSENGYLKTLAMQK, encoded by the coding sequence ATGCAAACTTATGGATTGAGTTATTGGGGTAAAGAGGATTTCATCATTGAGGATGGAATGGTAAAGGTCAATGTGGGGAGTAAACCTAGTCTAATGGAAATGGTTTTAGACATGCGCGAACAAGGGTTTAAAGGCCCTTTATTACTGCGCTTCCCCCATTTGATTGAAAAGCAGGTTAAAAAGCTCTTTAACATGTTTTCTAGTGCCATTGAACAGTACCATTATAGCGGTGCGTTTAGAGCGGTCTTTCCTTTAAAGGTTAATCACATGCCTTATTTTGTACTCCCCTTAGTAGAAATTTCTAAACATTTTGAGGGGCATTATGGGTTAGAAGCAGGGAGCAAGGCAGAATTGATCTTAGCTATGAGTTATATCCACGAGGGCGCGCCTATTACGGTTAATGGGTTTAAAGATAAGGAAATGATCGAACTAGGTTTTATTGCTGCTAGCATGGGAGCTGATATTACACTCACCATTGAAGGGCTTAGCGAGCTTAAAAGCATTTTAGAAGTTGCGCTTGAGAATAATACCACCGGTGAGAACACTAGACTTTGCCCTAAAATTGGGATTAGGGTGCGCTTGCACAGTTCTGGGGTGGGGGTTTGGGCTAAGAGTACGGGTATCCATGCTAAATTTGGGCTAGCTAGCACCGAACTTTTAGAGGCCATGCATTTATTAGAAGCCCATGGCCTTTTAGAACAACTTAGCATGATTCATTTCCACATTGGTAGCCAAATTAGCGATATTACTCCCTTAAAAAAAGCGCTTAAAGAGGCGGGTAATATCTATGCAGAATTACGCAAAATGGGGGCGTTTAATTTAAATAGCATTAATATTGGCGGGGGGTTAGCTATTGAATATTCCCAGCACAAACACCGATGTGGGCGCAATTACACTTTAGAGGAATTTGCCGGAGATGTGGTGTTTTTGCTTAAAGAGATTGTGAAAAATAAAAAGGAATTAGAACCCAATATTTTTATTGAATCGGGTCGTTTTATTAGCGCAAGCCATGCCGTACTAGTTGCCCCCGTTTTGGAATTATTCTCTCAAGATTATGATGAAAGTATTTTGCGCTTAAAAGAGAGTAACCCGCCTTTAGTAGCCGAAATGGAAGATCTCTACCATAACATCAACACCAAAAACGCCATTGAATACTTGCATGACAGTTTAGATCATATGGAGTCTCTTTTTACTCTTTTTGATCTAGGCTATATTGACTTACAAGATCGAAGCAATGCTGAGGTTTTAGGGCATTTAATTATCAAAAAAGCCATTGGGTTTTTGCGCCACAAAGATCATAACGATATAATCCGTATCCAAGAACAGGTACAAGAACGCTACTTGCTTAATTGCTCTTTTTTCCAAAGTTTACCGGATTATTGGGGACTGGGGCATAATTTTCCGGTTATGCCTTTACATAAACTAGATGAAGAGCCTACAAGAAGCGCGAGTTTATGGGATATTACATGCGATAGCGATGGAGAAATTAGTTTTGATAAGGATAAACCTTTATTTTTGCACGATATCAATGTCCGCCAAGAGGATTATTTTTTAGGTTTCTTTTTAGTAGGGGCTTATCAAGAGGTCTTAGGCATGCACCATAATCTTTTCACCCACCCTACAGAGTGTTGTGTGCACATACACGCACAAAATGCACCAGAGAGCTTTTCTATTACTAATATCTTAGAAGCCCAGACAATCCTAGATGCCCTAGAGGATTTAGACTATGACACTAAGGAAATGGAGCGCATTTTAAAACAAAAGATTGAGGATAGCGCCTTATTAGATTCTGAGAGTAAAAAAGAAGTGTTAGGGCGCTTATATGTTATGCTAAGTGAAAATGGTTATTTAAAAACTCTAGCCATGCAAAAGTAA